The Jiangella sp. DSM 45060 genome contains the following window.
CCAGGTCCGCTTCGACCGGCACGAGCGGGCCCGCGAGCTGCTCGACGCGGTCGGGCTCGGCGACCGCGCCGCCGCCCGCGTCGCCGATCTCTCCGGCGGCGAGCAGCAGCGCGTGGCGATCGCCCGCGCTCTGGTCGCCCGGCCGAAGCTGCTGCTCGCCGACGAACCCACCGGCGCGCTGGACTCCCGCACCGGCGACGAGGTGCTCGACCTGCTGGCGCAGGTGCAGGCCGACTACGGGATGACGCTGGTCCTGGCGACGCACGAGGCGGCGGTGGCGGCCCAGTGCTCGCGGCTGATCAGCCTGCGCGACGGCACGGTCGTCGCCGATCACGCGCTGTGGGATCCGCAGCCGGACGAGACGCTGCGCCGGGCGACCGGTCTCGGCTGACTGGCCCATTCGGGGCCGATCGCGGATCAACTCCGGCTCCGGCCCGGCCTATTTCTGGTGCGGTCGGCGATCGTGGAGATGCGACGGCCTCTGCGGGCGGCGGGCGCGAGCCAGCGACCGCAGGGCAGGCGGCGGGCCGGCAGCAGACAGGCACGCGGCGGGCCGGCAGGCGGTGATGGGCGGGGCAGGCGGTGGGCCGGCGGGCGGTGGTCGGTGGTCGCGGGGCAGGCGGCAGGCCTGTGGTTGGCGGGTGCGGGGCAGACGGCGGGCCGGCAGGCGGTGATGGGCGGGGCAGGCGGTGGGCCGGCAGTGGTCGGTGGTCGCGGGGCAGGCGGTGGGCCGGCGGGCGGTGGTCTGTGGTCGGTGGTCGCGGGGCAGGCGGCAGGCCTGTGGTTGGCGGGTGCGGGGCAGGCGGTGGGCCAGCGGACGGTGGTCGGTGGTCGCGGGGCAGGCGGGTGCCGAACAGGCGGCGGTCGGTGGGAGGACGGGCGTCGGCGGGGGGTTGTGTGTCCGCCCCTTCGACTACGCTCCCGACCATGCGCCGGTACTGCGTGGCGTCACGTTCACCTTCCCGCCCGCCGCGCTGGTCGTGCAGGGGGTACGGCGCCATGCTGATCCGAACCCTCGGCGGCGAGCACGCCGGGCGCAACGCGAGCAAGTGGCCGCCGGGCCGCGGCGCGGATGCCGGGCGTGGGGCGGGCGTGTGGTGTCCGACAAGCGGTAACGAGGGCGGCGGGCCGTACCACCGCCGACCAGACGGGGTCGAGGGGCCCGCCGATGCCGCCGCCCGCTGAACAAGGCGGCACCCGGGCCCGTCTCCGGCGCCGCCTCAGTCGCCTCCGCAGCCGCAGCCGCAGCCGCAGCGCCAGCGTCCTCAGCAGCGGCAGCGACCTCCCCAGCCGCACCAGCCGCCTCCTCGCGGGCAGCAGCCGCGTCCTCCGCAGACTCCGACGCCGCGACGGGAACGGGCCGGCCGGGGTGGCGCCGCTGGTGCGGGCGCAGTTGCGCGCCCACTGGGGCCGTGCGCTGGCGCTCGGTCTCGGCGTCGTCGCGGCGACGTCGGTGTTCACGGTGCTGACCGGGGCGTCGGAGATCGAGCGGCTGGAGCTGCGCGGCGAGGTGGCCGCCGCGCCGAGCCCGTACCACATCCTCGTCCGCCCGCCGGGCACCCGCAGCGACCTCGAGGCCGAGCGCGGCCTCGTCCGCCCCTATCAGCTGTCCGGCCAGTTCGGCGGCATCTCGATGTCCGACT
Protein-coding sequences here:
- a CDS encoding ABC transporter ATP-binding protein, which produces MPALVDVTLDVRAGETVAVVGPSGSGKSTLLHVIGGIDRPDSGTVMVGGTRVEQLSRRAAAAFRRGVGFVFQHYHLLPQLSALDNVVVPLMPIQVRFDRHERARELLDAVGLGDRAAARVADLSGGEQQRVAIARALVARPKLLLADEPTGALDSRTGDEVLDLLAQVQADYGMTLVLATHEAAVAAQCSRLISLRDGTVVADHALWDPQPDETLRRATGLG